Proteins found in one Desulfovibrio gilichinskyi genomic segment:
- the guaA gene encoding glutamine-hydrolyzing GMP synthase: MKHENKIIILDFGSQFTQLIARRIREVGVYSEIHPCNVDPEKIKALNPGALILSGGPSSVLDAESPQLDPAYLEMNVPILGICYGMQLLTHTLGGKVVSSENREYGRADFCGTGGCELWQGIDDLEKLTVWMSHGDRVESIPEGFKICGTTKSIPFAAMANEERKIYALQFHPEVAHTECGNTIISNFVFKIAGLKADWSMSSFVENTIKEMREKIGDAQVVLGLSGGIDSNVVAVLLHKAIGKRLHCIFVDNGLLRMHEREEVIDFLGEHFDLNVKCVDAARLFLDKLKGVDDPEKKRKLIGYTFIDVFNEEAQALKNVKFLAQGTLYPDVIESESFKGPSAVIKSHHNVGGLPEHMDLKLVEPLRELFKDEVRKVATELGLPEHITWRQPFPGPGLAIRILGEVTDERLEILRQADRIVQHELHATGWYRKMWQGFAVLLPLKTVGVMGDDRTYEHVIALRLVDSIDAMTADWSRLPNDILARMSNRIINEVKGVNRVVLDISSKPPATIEWE; this comes from the coding sequence ATGAAGCACGAAAATAAAATAATTATTCTGGACTTCGGGTCCCAGTTTACGCAGCTCATCGCTCGCAGAATACGCGAAGTGGGTGTATATTCCGAAATTCATCCTTGTAATGTTGATCCTGAAAAGATCAAAGCTCTGAATCCCGGAGCACTTATTCTTTCCGGTGGACCTTCATCAGTTCTTGATGCTGAGTCTCCGCAGCTTGATCCCGCATATCTTGAAATGAATGTGCCTATTCTCGGTATTTGCTACGGCATGCAGCTTTTAACCCATACTTTGGGCGGAAAAGTTGTCTCCTCTGAAAATAGAGAATACGGCCGCGCTGATTTCTGCGGTACCGGTGGATGTGAGTTGTGGCAGGGTATTGATGATCTTGAAAAACTGACAGTATGGATGAGCCACGGTGACCGGGTTGAATCTATTCCTGAAGGTTTTAAAATCTGCGGAACAACTAAAAGTATTCCTTTTGCAGCAATGGCTAATGAGGAGCGCAAGATCTATGCTTTGCAGTTCCACCCTGAAGTTGCCCATACTGAATGCGGAAATACTATTATTTCCAATTTTGTATTTAAAATTGCAGGTCTCAAAGCTGACTGGTCTATGTCTTCTTTTGTGGAAAACACCATTAAAGAAATGCGTGAAAAGATTGGTGATGCACAGGTTGTTCTCGGCCTTTCAGGCGGCATAGATTCAAATGTTGTTGCTGTTTTGCTTCATAAAGCAATAGGTAAAAGATTGCATTGTATCTTCGTTGATAACGGTTTACTGCGCATGCATGAACGGGAAGAAGTTATCGACTTCCTTGGTGAGCACTTTGACCTGAACGTAAAATGCGTTGATGCAGCAAGGTTGTTTCTTGATAAACTTAAGGGTGTCGATGACCCTGAAAAGAAACGCAAACTTATAGGCTACACTTTTATTGATGTTTTTAACGAAGAAGCACAGGCTCTTAAAAATGTTAAGTTCCTTGCGCAGGGAACTCTGTACCCTGATGTTATCGAATCTGAATCATTTAAAGGCCCTTCAGCTGTAATTAAGTCGCACCATAATGTCGGCGGACTTCCGGAACATATGGACCTTAAGCTTGTGGAGCCTCTTCGTGAACTTTTTAAAGATGAAGTTCGCAAAGTTGCTACTGAGCTTGGACTGCCTGAACATATCACTTGGCGTCAGCCGTTCCCAGGTCCAGGACTTGCCATTCGTATTCTCGGCGAGGTCACTGATGAACGCCTTGAAATATTGCGCCAGGCAGACAGAATTGTTCAGCATGAACTTCATGCTACCGGCTGGTATCGTAAGATGTGGCAGGGGTTTGCAGTTCTGCTTCCGCTCAAGACTGTAGGTGTTATGGGCGATGACCGTACTTATGAGCATGTAATTGCTTTAAGACTGGTAGACAGTATCGATGCCATGACTGCTGACTGGAGCCGTCTCCCTAATGATATTCTTGCTCGTATGTCCAATAGAATCATTAATGAAGTTAAGGGTGTCAACAGGGTTGTTCTTGATATCTCTTCCAAGCCACCGGCAACGATTGAGTGGGAGTAA
- the gatA gene encoding Asp-tRNA(Asn)/Glu-tRNA(Gln) amidotransferase subunit GatA: MSSIIEKSLTEIHSLLIAGEVTAVDAVKACLQQIEKTEPQIKALLAQNGEEALKLAAEMDKQGPDASKPLWGVPVVIKDVLATKGITTTCGSKILENFVPFYDATSIAKLKEAGAIIIAKANMDEFAMGSTTENSAYQTTRNPCDLNRVPGGSSGGSGATVTAGQCFAALGTDTGGSIRLPASFCGCVGVKPTYGRVSRYGMIAYGSSLDQIGPMTRTVEDSARVLNVIAGHDPRDSTSVNCEVPDYVGALGKRTDLSGLTIGLPEEYWGEGISEEVSEVCRNAIKKAEELGAKTVPVKLAMTEYAIATYYIIAMAEASSNLSRFDGIRYGHRTKNADELIDLYTKSRTEAFGDEVQRRIIIGTYVLSAGYYDAYYCKAAQIRRLMRNDFEKAFESCDLIAGPACPTTAFPVGELTADPLQMYLMDIFTISLNLVGMPGMSLPVGIGKDTNMPVGLQLMGPAFGETTMLQAAHVLEKNLPEFSKPKMV; this comes from the coding sequence ATGTCTTCAATCATAGAAAAATCACTTACTGAAATTCATTCCCTGCTCATTGCAGGTGAAGTCACCGCGGTTGATGCTGTTAAAGCATGTTTACAGCAGATTGAAAAAACCGAACCTCAAATTAAAGCACTGCTTGCTCAAAACGGTGAAGAAGCTCTCAAACTCGCTGCAGAAATGGATAAGCAGGGACCGGACGCATCTAAACCTCTTTGGGGCGTTCCGGTAGTAATTAAAGACGTTCTTGCAACCAAAGGCATTACTACTACCTGCGGTTCTAAAATTCTTGAAAATTTTGTTCCTTTTTACGATGCAACCTCTATTGCAAAACTGAAAGAAGCTGGGGCCATTATTATTGCGAAAGCAAACATGGACGAATTTGCCATGGGCTCCACCACTGAAAACTCAGCTTATCAGACCACACGCAACCCCTGTGACCTCAATAGAGTTCCCGGTGGATCAAGCGGAGGTTCAGGTGCAACAGTTACAGCAGGACAGTGTTTTGCGGCCTTAGGCACAGACACAGGCGGTTCTATCAGACTTCCTGCATCCTTTTGCGGCTGCGTCGGTGTAAAGCCCACATACGGAAGAGTTTCCCGTTACGGGATGATCGCTTACGGATCATCACTTGACCAGATTGGTCCCATGACCCGCACAGTTGAAGACTCAGCCAGAGTCTTAAACGTTATCGCCGGGCATGATCCAAGAGACTCTACTTCCGTTAATTGCGAAGTACCTGATTATGTAGGAGCACTTGGCAAGCGTACAGATCTCTCAGGACTGACCATTGGCCTCCCGGAAGAATACTGGGGTGAAGGTATTTCTGAAGAAGTATCTGAAGTCTGCCGAAATGCTATTAAAAAGGCAGAAGAACTCGGAGCGAAGACCGTACCTGTTAAACTTGCAATGACAGAATACGCTATCGCCACTTATTATATTATAGCAATGGCTGAAGCCAGTTCAAACCTTTCACGCTTTGACGGCATCCGCTACGGACACAGAACAAAAAATGCAGATGAACTGATCGATCTTTACACAAAATCACGTACAGAAGCTTTCGGAGACGAAGTACAGCGTCGTATTATCATCGGAACATACGTTCTTTCAGCAGGTTACTATGACGCTTATTACTGTAAGGCAGCTCAGATCCGCAGACTTATGCGTAACGACTTTGAAAAAGCATTTGAGTCCTGCGACCTGATTGCCGGACCGGCCTGCCCTACTACGGCTTTCCCGGTGGGCGAGCTTACCGCTGATCCTTTGCAGATGTACCTCATGGACATTTTCACCATATCTCTGAACCTCGTAGGAATGCCCGGTATGAGTCTTCCAGTTGGTATTGGTAAAGATACCAACATGCCTGTAGGACTCCAGCTCATGGGTCCTGCATTTGGAGAAACAACCATGCTTCAAGCTGCCCATGTACTTGAAAAGAATCTTCCAGAGTTCTCCAAACCCAAAATGGTTTAA
- a CDS encoding heavy-metal-associated domain-containing protein gives MKTVEVKGMSCPHCVASVTKALNGIEGLKNVSVSLEKAEASYEETTPVDEAKIKEVISKIGFEPGAVK, from the coding sequence ATGAAAACTGTAGAAGTCAAAGGTATGAGCTGTCCGCATTGTGTTGCTTCCGTTACTAAGGCTTTAAACGGTATCGAAGGTCTTAAAAACGTCAGCGTGAGTCTTGAAAAAGCAGAAGCGTCTTACGAGGAAACTACACCGGTCGATGAAGCCAAAATCAAGGAAGTAATTTCCAAAATCGGTTTTGAACCAGGCGCAGTTAAATAA
- the gatC gene encoding Asp-tRNA(Asn)/Glu-tRNA(Gln) amidotransferase subunit GatC has translation MKLSTEEVARVARLARLDLSEEKTEIFAGQLHNILSYMDKLNEIDTSNIEPMFSPVEHTTVLRKDVIVKEHTRDEILSNAPDTDGQYFVVPRIV, from the coding sequence ATGAAACTCAGTACCGAGGAAGTTGCGCGCGTAGCGCGTCTGGCCCGTCTGGATTTATCAGAAGAAAAAACAGAAATATTTGCAGGTCAATTGCATAATATTTTAAGCTATATGGACAAACTTAACGAAATTGATACGAGCAATATTGAGCCGATGTTCAGCCCTGTTGAACACACAACGGTTCTACGAAAAGATGTCATTGTAAAAGAGCACACCAGAGATGAAATTCTCAGTAATGCTCCTGATACAGACGGTCAATACTTCGTTGTACCTAGAATAGTATAA
- the hisB gene encoding imidazoleglycerol-phosphate dehydratase HisB has protein sequence MSTRSASIARTTKETDISLSVNIDGEGRTDISTGVGFADHMLTLMSFWAGFDLTLKCKGDLEIDSHHTLEDIALVLGQALSEAMGDKKGINRIGFAKVPMDEALVEVVIDLSGRAYLVYNDDILPAVIAGDERDVWREFFKSLAFKAGMNLHIKFEYGRNGHHLLEGAFKALGLAFKQALSVERKGLPSTKGSLD, from the coding sequence TTGTCTACTAGATCTGCATCGATTGCCCGGACTACAAAAGAAACTGATATTTCCCTTTCGGTAAATATTGACGGTGAAGGCCGTACTGATATTTCTACCGGAGTTGGGTTTGCCGATCATATGCTTACCCTTATGTCTTTTTGGGCGGGATTTGATCTCACTCTTAAATGCAAGGGTGATCTTGAGATTGACAGCCATCATACTCTTGAAGATATCGCGCTTGTTTTAGGACAGGCTCTATCGGAAGCCATGGGTGATAAAAAAGGTATAAACCGGATCGGGTTCGCTAAAGTTCCTATGGATGAAGCTTTAGTTGAAGTGGTAATTGATCTTTCCGGCAGAGCTTATCTAGTATATAATGATGATATTCTTCCAGCTGTAATTGCTGGGGATGAACGTGATGTATGGCGGGAATTTTTTAAATCTCTGGCATTTAAGGCCGGAATGAATTTACATATTAAATTTGAATACGGCCGTAATGGGCATCATCTTTTAGAAGGTGCTTTTAAAGCTCTTGGTTTGGCCTTTAAGCAGGCTCTGTCTGTAGAAAGAAAAGGCTTACCAAGCACAAAGGGGAGTCTTGACTGA
- the tatC gene encoding twin-arginine translocase subunit TatC, whose product MSGDEKESREVSSEEPEDQKKLEDTETSEGREKIESSSDGSESESESATSSSSAEDSAVDGEDVDSTDLPAESKDSDEQGEADEGDEDEPAMTFLQHMDELRRRFIRIFIACGVGFLACYSFAKPLFSLLMAPLVAVLPEHSTLIFTSLPEGFVTYLKVSFVAGIFLVSPYIFSQIWGFIAPGLYEHERKWMIPLAFLSACFFVGGALFGYYVVFPFGCEFFMGFADEFIRPMPTLREYLSFSLKLLFAFGVIFELPLFIFFLARLGLVTHTWLREKRKYAILVAFICSAILTPPDVITQTLMAIPLILLYEIGIWTSYFFGKKGGRLEANANAKAAGKDPKDSGPDDDGGNGGATASSSSDVEADKTVDGPENEKKQSKKDSDDKNPGYDEDMIEM is encoded by the coding sequence ATGAGCGGAGATGAAAAAGAATCTCGTGAAGTAAGCTCGGAAGAGCCGGAAGATCAAAAAAAACTGGAAGATACTGAAACGTCTGAAGGTCGCGAAAAAATCGAATCTTCCAGTGATGGTTCTGAATCCGAAAGCGAGAGCGCAACTTCTTCAAGTTCCGCTGAAGATAGTGCTGTTGACGGTGAAGATGTAGATTCAACTGATCTGCCTGCCGAAAGCAAAGACTCTGATGAACAGGGCGAAGCTGACGAAGGTGATGAAGATGAGCCTGCTATGACTTTTCTTCAGCACATGGATGAATTGCGCAGACGTTTTATTAGAATTTTTATTGCTTGCGGAGTCGGTTTTCTTGCCTGTTATTCATTTGCAAAGCCTTTGTTTTCGTTGCTTATGGCCCCGCTGGTAGCTGTTTTACCTGAGCATTCCACTCTGATTTTTACCTCACTGCCTGAAGGGTTTGTTACTTATCTTAAAGTGTCCTTTGTGGCCGGTATTTTTCTCGTATCTCCGTATATTTTTTCTCAAATATGGGGGTTCATTGCCCCCGGACTTTATGAACATGAACGTAAGTGGATGATTCCACTAGCATTTTTGTCTGCTTGTTTCTTTGTTGGCGGGGCTTTATTCGGTTATTACGTTGTATTTCCTTTTGGGTGTGAATTTTTTATGGGTTTTGCGGATGAATTCATTCGCCCTATGCCTACACTTCGCGAATATTTATCTTTTTCGTTGAAATTGCTTTTTGCTTTCGGGGTCATATTCGAATTGCCTCTGTTTATATTCTTCCTTGCACGCCTTGGTCTTGTTACTCACACTTGGCTGCGTGAGAAGCGTAAATATGCAATCCTTGTAGCCTTTATCTGTTCTGCCATTTTGACTCCTCCGGACGTGATAACCCAGACTCTTATGGCCATCCCTCTTATTTTATTATACGAAATAGGTATCTGGACTTCGTACTTTTTCGGTAAAAAGGGAGGACGTTTGGAAGCCAACGCCAACGCTAAAGCTGCCGGCAAAGATCCGAAAGATTCAGGTCCTGATGACGATGGTGGGAACGGCGGCGCGACAGCCTCTTCTTCTTCTGATGTTGAAGCTGATAAAACTGTCGATGGTCCTGAGAATGAAAAAAAACAGAGCAAAAAAGATAGTGATGATAAAAATCCCGGCTATGACGAGGATATGATAGAAATGTAA
- the tatB gene encoding Sec-independent protein translocase protein TatB: protein MFGIGTTELIVILVVALIIIGPQKLPELIKNLGRGLSEVKKMSHDVKSTLDAEVAAADNERQAKEDRAKEEARRKAEVEAMDKAREAEAAKAKAETLKPEENSGPVEEEVIVEAAADSEAEGKKA from the coding sequence ATGTTCGGAATCGGTACAACAGAACTTATCGTCATTTTGGTTGTAGCTCTGATTATCATCGGACCTCAAAAACTTCCCGAACTCATTAAAAACCTTGGCAGAGGTCTTTCCGAAGTAAAAAAAATGTCTCACGATGTTAAAAGTACTTTAGACGCAGAAGTAGCTGCTGCTGATAATGAAAGACAGGCCAAAGAAGATCGCGCAAAAGAAGAAGCTCGTAGAAAAGCTGAAGTTGAAGCTATGGACAAAGCCCGTGAAGCTGAAGCAGCAAAAGCTAAAGCTGAAACTTTGAAACCTGAAGAAAACTCCGGACCTGTGGAAGAAGAAGTAATTGTTGAAGCTGCTGCGGACTCAGAAGCTGAAGGTAAGAAGGCATGA
- the hisA gene encoding 1-(5-phosphoribosyl)-5-[(5-phosphoribosylamino)methylideneamino]imidazole-4-carboxamide isomerase, whose translation MIIFPAVDIKDGQCVRLAQGQADAVTVFGKDPVAQAVFWENQGARYLHVIDLDGAFSGVPKNFDLIKQICSQLSIPVQLGGGIRDIETAAKYIEAGVKRLIIGTMALENEEMFAELCARFPGQIGVSLDAVDGKLKSRGWVEDAGISIYDIIPRMEADGAAFIIYTDISRDGMESGVNVSGLAKLCAKTKLPVIAAGGVATLEDIINLYPLASKGLEGAISGKAIYTGSLNLAEAVEWLDNN comes from the coding sequence ATGATTATTTTTCCTGCTGTTGATATTAAAGACGGACAGTGCGTTCGTCTTGCTCAGGGACAGGCTGATGCTGTCACTGTATTTGGTAAAGATCCTGTAGCACAAGCTGTTTTCTGGGAAAATCAGGGAGCTCGTTATCTTCATGTTATAGATCTTGACGGTGCTTTCAGCGGTGTTCCAAAGAACTTTGATCTTATAAAGCAAATTTGTTCGCAATTGAGTATTCCTGTTCAGCTTGGCGGCGGAATCAGGGATATCGAAACTGCAGCAAAATATATTGAAGCCGGAGTTAAGCGTTTAATTATCGGAACGATGGCTCTTGAAAACGAAGAAATGTTTGCAGAGCTGTGTGCTCGTTTTCCCGGGCAGATCGGCGTTTCGCTTGATGCTGTCGATGGTAAACTGAAATCACGCGGCTGGGTTGAAGACGCCGGAATCTCCATTTACGACATTATTCCTCGTATGGAAGCGGATGGCGCTGCTTTTATTATTTATACGGATATCAGTAGAGACGGCATGGAATCCGGTGTTAATGTCAGCGGTCTTGCTAAACTTTGTGCTAAGACAAAGCTTCCTGTGATTGCCGCAGGCGGCGTTGCTACTCTTGAAGATATCATTAATTTATATCCGCTTGCTTCTAAAGGGCTTGAAGGTGCTATTTCAGGAAAAGCCATTTACACCGGCTCCTTGAATTTAGCCGAAGCTGTTGAGTGGCTGGATAATAATTAG
- the dnaK gene encoding molecular chaperone DnaK has protein sequence MGKIIGIDLGTTNSCVYVMEGKDPKCVTNPEGGRTTPSIVAFTNADRLVGEIAKRQSVTNPEKTIFAIKRLMGRQVNSPEVKEWSKHCPYAIVDGKGGDAWVEIDGKKYSPSEISAIILQQLKKDAENYLGEEVTEAVITVPAYFNDSQRQATKDAGRIAGLEVKRIINEPTAASLAYGFDKKANEKIAVFDLGGGTFDISILEVGDNVVEVRATNGDTFLGGEDFDHCIIKYLVEEFKRENGIDLSQDRMALQRLKEAGEKAKKELSTSTETEVNLPFITADQNGPKHLMVKISRAKLEKLVEDLIERTTAPCQKALKDAGLTAADIDEVILVGGMTRMPLVQRKVQELFGKEPNRSVNPDEVVAMGASIQGGILAGDVKDVLLLDVTPLSLGIETMGGVFTQLIERNTTIPSRKSQVFTTAAENQPSVSIHVLQGERPMAADNMTLGRFELTGIPAAPRGVPQIEVTFDIDANGIVKVAAKDMGTGKEQSIQITSSSGLSESEIEKMVKDAEAHAEDDKKKQTLIEARNQADSLIYTSEKSLREVGDNVDAALKTDIETKAADLKKLLDSDDVEAIKQATEALSQASHKLAEQLYANKNQAGEDQAGAGEAGAAGEKAGSADEDVVDADYTEVK, from the coding sequence ATGGGTAAAATAATCGGAATCGACCTCGGTACAACCAACTCTTGTGTTTATGTTATGGAAGGGAAAGACCCTAAGTGTGTAACAAACCCTGAAGGGGGACGTACCACACCGTCTATAGTAGCTTTTACTAACGCAGACCGTCTTGTTGGTGAGATTGCTAAACGTCAGTCTGTCACCAACCCTGAAAAGACTATTTTCGCAATTAAACGTCTTATGGGACGTCAGGTAAACTCTCCTGAAGTTAAGGAATGGTCAAAGCACTGCCCTTACGCAATTGTTGACGGAAAAGGCGGAGACGCTTGGGTTGAAATCGACGGCAAAAAATACAGCCCGTCTGAAATTTCAGCAATCATCCTGCAGCAGCTTAAAAAAGATGCTGAAAACTACCTCGGAGAAGAAGTAACTGAAGCTGTTATCACAGTTCCTGCTTACTTTAATGACTCCCAGCGTCAGGCAACAAAAGATGCAGGCCGCATTGCAGGGCTTGAAGTAAAACGTATTATCAACGAACCTACAGCCGCTTCATTGGCATATGGTTTTGATAAAAAAGCAAACGAAAAAATTGCTGTATTCGACCTTGGCGGCGGTACTTTTGATATCTCCATCCTTGAAGTCGGCGACAACGTTGTTGAAGTTCGCGCAACCAACGGGGATACATTCCTCGGCGGTGAAGACTTTGACCATTGCATAATTAAATATCTTGTTGAAGAATTCAAACGTGAAAACGGAATTGATCTTTCTCAAGACCGCATGGCCTTACAGCGTCTGAAAGAAGCTGGAGAAAAAGCGAAGAAAGAGCTTTCCACTTCAACAGAAACTGAAGTTAACCTGCCCTTCATCACAGCTGACCAGAACGGTCCTAAGCACCTTATGGTTAAAATTTCCCGCGCTAAGCTGGAAAAACTGGTTGAAGATCTTATTGAACGTACTACAGCTCCTTGTCAGAAAGCACTTAAAGATGCCGGCCTGACAGCAGCAGATATTGACGAAGTTATCCTTGTCGGCGGTATGACCCGTATGCCTCTGGTTCAGCGTAAAGTTCAGGAACTGTTCGGCAAAGAGCCTAACCGCTCCGTGAACCCTGACGAAGTTGTTGCAATGGGTGCATCCATTCAGGGCGGTATCCTTGCCGGGGACGTTAAAGACGTTCTCCTGCTTGATGTTACTCCTCTGTCTCTGGGTATTGAAACAATGGGCGGAGTTTTCACTCAGCTTATTGAAAGAAATACAACTATCCCGAGCCGTAAAAGCCAGGTTTTCACTACTGCAGCTGAAAACCAGCCTTCTGTCTCCATCCATGTCCTACAGGGCGAACGCCCCATGGCTGCAGACAACATGACTCTGGGCCGTTTTGAACTGACCGGAATCCCTGCTGCTCCGCGCGGTGTTCCTCAGATCGAAGTTACCTTCGACATTGATGCCAACGGTATCGTTAAAGTTGCGGCAAAAGACATGGGAACCGGCAAAGAGCAGTCCATCCAGATCACCTCTTCATCGGGACTTTCTGAGTCTGAAATTGAAAAGATGGTTAAAGATGCGGAAGCTCATGCAGAAGACGATAAGAAAAAGCAGACTCTCATTGAAGCACGCAATCAGGCAGACTCTCTGATCTACACATCAGAAAAGTCCCTGCGTGAAGTTGGCGACAATGTGGATGCAGCACTGAAAACTGACATCGAAACTAAAGCTGCTGACCTTAAGAAGCTTTTAGACAGCGATGACGTTGAAGCCATTAAGCAGGCTACTGAAGCTCTTTCACAGGCTTCTCATAAACTTGCTGAACAGCTTTATGCTAATAAGAATCAGGCTGGCGAAGATCAGGCCGGTGCCGGAGAAGCCGGAGCTGCAGGTGAAAAAGCAGGCTCAGCAGACGAAGATGTTGTTGACGCTGACTACACCGAAGTAAAATAA
- a CDS encoding penicillin-binding protein activator, whose amino-acid sequence MNHEKSFRLFSHIFALVLVAALVSTTSGCSLLQKQPLSSTISTKMLSTNDLANVADQAWRKKDYMASELYYTRLLARADVPQKIILPALERLSVSSYKSGHYHEAQARLEEWKKLSPEALNSEVWQNCYFESLSAIKNFTKLRAHLAKTMENSALPWNIRSQAGINLSSLDQNEESLAALERLYSIAPNDEDKKDLERWFSAGMINKSDQELQNNSKLISAENNLKFPYELILFERATRQSSTEEYWPMAWRTMSSIIHKGQIVDKPWFNKIISNLEAKYGIPRVGIALVLPISGPFQDYGWKIIRGAGAAQWELTKAGLDVDVQVINTEEAGWTKRVQDLPPWYTVLGGPINVKAFKELEQSEIYNEKVSFSFLAKPGNLEEGKQAWRFFSSPEDQIRASLNLAINDLGIHNFAILYPQEKFGRQMSKIFLDMATSRGAKITGMESYPPNDFPKWSKVVGKLVKAPQKEASNTANGLGKDAPLSETDFDAVFIPDTWNQAQLLIPHFFFHEADTLVFLGPELWSQALNSARDTETQNLQLTVAPGAWWDGSKGAIDLKEVMDHEGLGTPDFWVALGYDFIKFSSRLGTFSSGWTPKEVNERIATAQQMDFSLAPIIWNTNGKAIQKLFLFRPERNGKTKIDSDDVKNTLNSAKNRRARRIKAWKETHSENK is encoded by the coding sequence ATGAATCACGAGAAATCCTTCAGGCTTTTCTCCCATATTTTTGCCCTAGTTCTGGTTGCTGCATTAGTAAGCACAACGTCAGGTTGTTCACTGCTTCAGAAGCAACCACTCAGTTCCACTATTTCAACCAAAATGCTGTCCACGAATGATCTGGCGAATGTTGCCGATCAAGCCTGGCGAAAAAAAGACTACATGGCCAGCGAGCTATACTACACACGTCTTCTTGCACGTGCTGATGTTCCTCAAAAAATAATTTTGCCTGCCCTTGAAAGACTTTCTGTAAGTTCATATAAATCCGGACACTACCATGAAGCTCAAGCGAGACTTGAGGAATGGAAAAAACTGTCGCCGGAAGCTTTAAATTCAGAGGTATGGCAAAATTGCTACTTTGAATCTCTTTCTGCCATTAAAAACTTTACCAAACTGAGAGCGCACCTTGCTAAAACAATGGAAAACAGTGCTCTGCCATGGAACATCCGTTCACAGGCAGGTATAAATCTCTCAAGTCTTGACCAAAATGAAGAATCGCTGGCGGCTTTGGAACGACTATATTCCATAGCTCCTAATGATGAAGACAAAAAGGACCTTGAACGCTGGTTCAGCGCCGGAATGATCAACAAATCTGATCAAGAACTTCAAAACAATTCCAAACTTATATCAGCTGAAAACAATCTAAAATTTCCATATGAACTGATTTTATTTGAACGGGCTACAAGACAGTCTTCCACTGAAGAATATTGGCCCATGGCATGGCGGACAATGTCCAGCATTATCCATAAGGGGCAAATTGTAGATAAACCTTGGTTTAATAAAATTATTTCTAACCTTGAAGCCAAATACGGAATTCCGCGCGTTGGCATTGCTCTTGTACTTCCTATTTCCGGTCCCTTTCAGGATTATGGCTGGAAAATTATTCGCGGAGCAGGAGCTGCACAGTGGGAACTTACCAAAGCCGGACTGGATGTTGATGTACAGGTAATCAACACAGAAGAAGCTGGCTGGACTAAGCGAGTTCAAGACTTGCCACCATGGTATACAGTTTTAGGCGGCCCCATAAATGTCAAGGCATTTAAAGAGCTTGAACAATCTGAAATATACAATGAAAAAGTTTCTTTTTCATTTCTGGCTAAACCCGGAAATCTAGAAGAAGGAAAGCAGGCTTGGAGATTTTTTTCCAGTCCTGAAGACCAGATTCGCGCATCTTTAAATTTAGCTATCAACGATCTCGGAATTCATAATTTTGCAATCCTATACCCTCAGGAAAAATTCGGACGACAGATGTCTAAAATTTTCTTGGATATGGCAACTTCGCGCGGTGCAAAAATCACAGGAATGGAATCATACCCTCCTAACGATTTTCCTAAATGGAGTAAGGTTGTTGGCAAACTTGTAAAAGCTCCGCAAAAAGAAGCTTCAAACACTGCCAACGGATTAGGCAAAGACGCACCGCTTTCTGAAACAGATTTTGATGCTGTGTTTATTCCGGATACATGGAATCAGGCTCAACTGTTGATTCCGCACTTCTTCTTTCACGAAGCGGATACACTGGTCTTTCTAGGACCGGAATTATGGAGCCAGGCTCTGAACTCCGCGCGCGACACTGAAACGCAAAACCTTCAACTGACGGTTGCTCCCGGAGCATGGTGGGACGGAAGCAAAGGCGCAATCGATCTTAAAGAAGTAATGGACCACGAAGGACTAGGAACACCGGACTTCTGGGTTGCTCTAGGCTATGATTTCATCAAATTTTCAAGCAGACTGGGAACATTCTCGAGCGGCTGGACTCCTAAAGAAGTAAATGAAAGAATTGCGACTGCGCAGCAAATGGATTTCAGCCTTGCACCGATTATTTGGAATACGAACGGAAAAGCTATTCAAAAACTGTTTCTGTTCCGCCCTGAACGGAATGGTAAAACTAAGATAGACTCAGATGATGTAAAAAACACTCTTAACAGTGCAAAGAACAGAAGAGCCAGACGAATCAAAGCTTGGAAAGAAACACATTCTGAAAATAAATAG